The genomic region TTCGATTGATAAAAGAATTACTATAATAATGTAAGAATTATCTTATATAGAAGGGAAGCAGTTATTATGAGTAATGATTTAATTGATCGTTTCAACAAGTTAGCAAACACTAATGATTTCTTTAATGATTTTGGTCGTTCATTCTTTAATAGTTGGAATAATGAAATCAAACCTTTAAAGAGTGATATCAAAGAAACTGATAAAGAATATATCATCAAGATTGACATGCCTGGTGTTGATAAAAAAGACATCGCTGTAAACTTTAAAGACGATGTTTTAACCGTTGATGCTAAGCGTGAATCATTTAGCGATGATAGCGATAAAAAGGGTAATATGATTGCTAGTGAACGTGATTACGGTACTTACAGCCGTTCATATCGTTTGCCAAAAGTTGATAGTAAACAAATTGTTGCTAAATACACTGATGGGGTTTTGACAATTACATTGCCAAAGACAAAAGAAGAAATCGATAGTAACCATAATATCGATATTCAATAATTAACTCTTAACTTTAACAATTAAAAATTTAAATCTGACTTTAAAGGCGAACTCATATCATTGTCGGTATGAGTTCGCTTTTCTGTATATAAAATTATCTACGCAGTGAAAAAAATCAAACTGAGTGCTAAACTAAATTAGTCAGAATAATAAAATAATAGAGAGTAGGTTCGATATGCAAAATGCATCCAAAAAAACGAGTTGGTTAGTATTAATTGCAATTGGAATGGGAGTATTAATGGCTATGCTTGATGTGACAATTGTTAATGTTGCATTACCAACTATTCAACGTGAATTCCACACAAACTATATTACTACTCAATGGGTTGTCAATGCATACACTTCAACATATGCTATTTCAATCTTATTGATTAGTAAATTAGGTGATATGTATGGTAAAAAACTTTTCTTTATCCTTTCGCTTTTAATCTTTACAACTGGTTCACTTTTATGTTCAATCGCCCCTAATAGTCTTATTTTAAATATTTCCCGGGGAATTGAAGGAGTTGGCGGTGCTGGCATTTTAGGATTATCAATGGCATTAATTGGTGATAACTATGAAGGAGCACAAAGAGCTTTTATTTTAGGAATTTGGGGAAGTATCGTTGGTTTTGGAACTTCGATTGGCCCGCTTGTTGGAGGAGTTTTAGTACAATATTTTAATTGGCGTTCCATTTTCCTCATTAATATCCCTATTGGAATTTTAGCAATTTTAATTGGAATTAAATTCATTACTGAAAAACACTATGAAGTAGACCATCATATAGATATTTTAGGGATGATTTTAAGTACAAGTATGGTTTTCTGTTTAGTTTTTGGTTTATTAAATAAAGAAAATAATATTAATGCAAGTTGGTTAACACCTAATATTTGTGGATGGATAATTAGTAGAATTATTTTGTTGATTATTTTTATTTTATGGGAAAAACATTACGACCATCCAATGATGAACCTTGACTTATTTAAAAATTCTTCTTTTGTAGGTTCATGCATTGCCGCTTTCACAATAACATTAGGCCTTTTCTCATTCTTTACATATTTGACTATCTTAATGCAGGACTATATGCAGTATTCACCTTTAGAAGTTGGATTACAACGTTTACTAATTAGTGCTTTTCCACTCTTTTTAGGCGCATTTGTAGGATTCTTAGTTGGAAAAATTGGAAGTCGAATTGTCACAACTGGATCATTATTACTTGAAGCATTGGGGGTGTTGTCTATGAACTTAATGCTTGGATATCATTTAAATTGGACTTTCCTGATCCCTGCATTTATTTTTATGGGATTAGGTAACGCTGGTATTAATCCAGCAATTTCAAATGCTGCACTTCTAAATGTAGAACCACAAAATATGGGAATGGCTTCTGGAATTAATAGTGTTTGTCGTCAATTTGGAAATTGCTTAGGAATCGTTGTTTTAGGCTTAATTGTTGGTGATGGTTATCATCATAGTATATTAAAACATTTAGGTAACACCGATATTAGCCAAGCAATTATTCAAGCAGGTCCTTTTTCAGGAATGGAAATGGCTAAAAAATTTCATAATATCCCCGGAATTACCACTATTATTCGTCATGCTTATTATGATGGAATTCATGAATTATTATGGATCTCACTAATTCTTTTCATTGTTTCTAGTATTCTTTGTTGGTTCTTGATTAAAAAAGCACCACAAACAGATATAAAAAAATCATAATTTTCCAAAATAAAAACCTGAGATAATAAATCTCAGGCTTTTTTATTTTCTTAAATCAATCACATTTAAAGCAGGTGTCAATTCACCACGATAAATTCCCGTCATAGTTAATTGCCCATTTGGTTTCACATCAATTTTCATTTTTTCATCCATAAATGTTTTTGAATATGCTTTATAATACATTGGGCCTAATTCTGTTTGGATTTTAGCATTATATTCATGATAATCACTATCTTTATTTACAATTAATAATCTAAATTCTTGGTTTAATGTACATGAAATTGCTTCTTCTGGACGATAGCCAACGCCATCATCAAAATCTAAAAGCACTACAGCATTTGAATCATCAAAATACTTTGCTAAACGATCTTGAGCACTAGCGGTAATTGTTAATTCCATATTATCTTGCCCCTTTCACCTATATTTTATCCTAACTTATTGTGCACAACAAGCAGTTTGATTGTATAAAAAAAGCTATGACATCAAAGTCATAGCCCTTCAATTTCATGATTTATTTTAGTATTTTGATAAATCAACTGGTGTCTTAGGATCTTTACCTTCAATCATCAATAAGTTGTTATCAAAGGCTTGTGTTACCATTTCACGTACAGCATGTGTTGTGTAGAAAGCTGTATGTGGTGTTACTAACACATTGTCACGGTGAATTAAATCATCTAAACGTGCATCTGGAACACCTTTTCTATCCCAATTTGCATTGAAGATACCTACTTCATCTTCATAAGTATCTAATACTGCACCATAAACTTTACCACTATCTAAGCCACGTAATAAAGCATCTGTATCGATTAAATCACCACGTGAAACGTTCATAATAACAACATCGTCTTTCATTTTTGCGATTGAGTCGTCATTAATCATGTGAATGTTTTCAGGTAATGATGGTACATGTAATGAAATTACATCTGCTTGAGCATACAATTCATCTAATGAATCAACATAGTAGCCCTTCTTTTCAACTTCATCATTATGGAATTTATCATAAGCAACAATCTTAGCACCGAATGCTTCAACTAATTCCATAAATACACGACCAATATGTCCTGTACCAATGATACCAAATGTTTGGTCACGAACTTCACGACCAATTGTAGGAGCCCAACGCATATCACCACGAGCCATTTTATCGTCCATACGTTTGTCTTGACGTAAAATACGTGCAGCTTGAACAATAGCATGTTCAGCAATAGCATTTGGTGAATATACTGGAACGTTTGTTAAAGTAAAGCCTAATTCCTTAGCTCTCTTTAAATCAATGTTATCAATTCCAATATTTCTTAATGACCATTTATCAATACCTGCATTGTGTAAAGCTTCAACTGTATCAGCTTTATATGGTAATTGTTGGTATGTAACAACTCCATCTGCACCCTTTGCTAAATCAGCATTTTCAGGTGTTAATAATGCATCTGTATATTCAACTTCAATTTCTGGATGAGCTTCTTTCCATTCTTCAACATATGGAGCTTCATCTTTACGGATACTATATGCAAAAATCTTTGGCATAATAACCCCTCCAATAATTTGTTTTACAGTCTTAATTATACACTGTTCAAAATCATTTACGCAAAAAAAGCAACAATTATATAAATTTTTTTAATCTTATTTCGCTATAAGCAGATTTCTAGACTTTTGTTTAGATAAACAGATATATTTAATTTTAGGAGGTTTGTGACATGGGGAAACTAATTATCTATGCTTTAATTGTTTTTATTGCTACCGCATCAGGTTCTTCAACTGGCTTAGGTGGTGGCGTTGTCATTAAGCCATTATTTGATATTGTAAGTAGTGCACCTACAGCCACTATTAACTTTTATTCATCACTTGCCGTTTTTATCATGGCAATCGTCTCACTGATAAAACAATTAAAGCAAAAATTTAAATTTAATTTCAAATCACTTTTAACAATCTCATTTGGAGCAATCATTGGAGGATTTATTGGTCAAAAACTACTTACCTTTGTTGTTCATTCAATGGCAGCAAATCACGTTAAAGTTCTTCAATCTGCAATGTTATTCGTTATGTTAGTAACTGTACTAATTTATAGTTTTATCAAAAATAAATTGATTAGTTTTCATCTAACAAATATTTTACTGATCTTCATTGTGGGAGTTGGATTAGGAACGTTTTCTGTCTTCTTAGGTATTGGTGGTGGTCCAATCAATGTTGCTTTAACAATGCTACTTTTCTCATTTTCTTTGCGCGAAGCTGCAGTTTATTCTGTAGGAATTATTTTCTTTGCTCAGCTTACTAAAATGGTCACAATTACTTTTAGTGCCGTTAAACCATCAATAAACCTTATGGTAATGATTGCAGTAATAATAGCAGCAATCATTGGTGGATTTGTAGGAACATGGATTAATCGGCATGCATCTTGTAAATTATTAGATGGTATTTATAACATCTTATTATCAGCATTGGTATGTGTTACCTTATTTAACACTTTACACTATGCTGGAATTATTTAGAAAGAGGGATTATTTTGAAAATATTACTTCATATTGATCAAACTGAACGGTGGAATGCTGTTCTAAGTAATTTAAAGAACATGATAAATGCAAAAAAGACTCATCCTGATTTAAAAGTTGAAGTTGTTGTCACTGGTGATGCAATCCAAAATTTAATATTAAACAAAGCCGAAATTGAATTTTGTGAAAATTTAAAAAAAGCAACTGACGCAGATTTTGATATTATGGGTTGTCACAATTCTATGAATCGTTTTAATTTAGCTGAAAAAGATATCTTTTCATTCGTAAAAATTGTTCCTGCAGGCTTACTTGAAATTGCTGAAAAGGAAAATGCTGGTTGGGCATATGTTAAACCTTAAAAAAATAACAAGAGGCATCTAACCTCTTGTTATTTTTTACTTTTATTCACATATAAATATCGCATAAATAATATTAGTAAAGCTACACTGAAGAATAATGTAAGCCACATTGATAACTGCATTCCTGTTACAAGTGATTGTGGAATCTCACTAACTACAATTAACAATGTAACTGAAACAGATCCCCAAATTTGACGTAGAGCATTATTTAATGCTGTTGCGTGACTTATTTCCTGTGGCGCTAAGTCTTTAAATACTTCAGTCATTACTGGAGAAAAGACTAGTGCAACCCCAATCATTTGAACTGTATAGGCAACTACCATCACACTTATTGGCATTGACGCTTGAATTAATGCAAATGGAAGAGTTCCAATGATCATAAAAAAAGCACCGCCAATAACAAGATATTTAGGACCATATTCATCATATAATCTTCCAACAAACGCCGCAGTAAATGCATTTAATGCCGCTCCAGGTAATAAAACTAACCCTGCTTGCATACTTGTTAAGTCTGAAACATCTTGCACAAAAATTGAAATCATTTGTTCAGTTCCAAAAAGAACCATTGAAACTAAAATTGCCACTAATGTCATTAATCTAAAAGATTGAACTTTAAAAATCGAAACTTTTAACATTGGATGTTTTAATTTCAATTGACGTTTAACAAAAAAGTAAATCAAGACTAATCCTACAAATAACATAAGTAATCCTAATTTTAAATTTTGTTGCATCAAAGTCAAACTAGCTAATGCTAATGCAGAACCTGTTAATGAAATAAAAACAGATATAAAATCAATTTTTATATTTCTTGGTTGAGAAAAGTTAGGAAAAACTACAACTCCAATTAACAATATTACAACCATAATAGGTAATACAAGGATAAATAAATAACGCCATCCTAGCCAACTTAAAATAAATCCAGCTAATGTTGGGCCTACAGCAGGGCCAAAATCAACAATTAAACTGGAAATTCCCATTATTGTTCCACGTTTTTCTGGAGGATAGATTGTTATCATTACTGTCATTTGAAATGAAATCAAAATTCCACTCGCAACAGCCTGTATTAGCCTTGCAAGTAACAGCATCCAAAAATTTGAAGCTACACAGCCACATACTGTTCCCATAATAAATAAACTAATTGTTCCTAAAAAAACCTGTCGATTAGTAAATCGTTCATATAGATTTGATGATAAAGGTGTTACAATTCCAATTAATAAAGTATACCCAGTAGTAAGCCATTGAACCATTGTCATTGTTTGACTCATATCATCTTGAATTACGGGTAAAGCAGTAACCATCATCGTCTGGCTCATTAAACAAATAAAATTAGAAATTAACAATATTGCTGAAACAATCAATCGTTTTCTTGAATCGATTGTACTTGTAATATTTTTTTCTGAATTCACAATATCCTCCTTCCACCAATAAATTATTTTAATTAAATATATATATTATATAAGTGATTTTAATCATAATTTATAAAAAATACCGTTTAACTATACACTATTTACTTTAAAACGTAAAGAAAGACTGTGATATCTTTATCACAATCTTTCTCTTTAATTAATTCATATTAACAGCTTTTTGAATTACATTTTCAGGACTATTACCTGTTACTGTATAAACTTTGTTATTTTTTTGCCATGTTAATTGATAATTTCCGGTAGCAATATCAAATGTTCCTGTTCCTCGATTTTGAGGTGCTGGTAGATATGTGCTTTGTAAAGTATTAACAATTTTTTGTGCTGTTGGAATTGGGTTTTGGCCTTCTACGTTTGAAGAACGCACTGTAAATGACCAATTACCTTCATTCCAGTGTAAATACTGTTGCCCAGCTCCTGAATCAATAGTTCCGGTGATTCCATATCCTAAATTAACGGTTGGTAAACCTTGAGTTGATTGACTTGTCCGATAACCTTGATTAGTGATATAACTAACAGCTTGTTCATTAGTACTAAAATCTTGTGTACTTGTTCCATCAGTAGCAACATTATTACTATTGCTGTTTTCTGAATCAGCATTGGCAACAATTGATGAATCTTGCTTAGTTTGTTGTGCGTCTCCATTTTTATTATCAGCCACACTCGTTACACTACTTGAGGCTGTCTTTACTTGACTGCTTTCCGAACTTGATGTCTTTGACTTATGTTGCTTTTTAACCTGCTCTGTTTTTGCATGTGAAGCTTCTTTTTTATTTTGATTTTGATTGTTTGAATTACCACAACCTGCAAGCATCAAGGCCAAAATAGCAATTAAAGATAAACTTGTTCTACTTTTTTTCATTACAATCACCTCTTTTTAATTATAACATTTATTTATTTTCTACTCTTTGATTATTAAAATATTTCAAAATAAAAAATCATTTCTGTGATAACACAGAAATGATTCAGAATTATTAATTAATATGTTTCTTTAAATATTCATATTGCATTGCATCCATTTGTGGTTGCGGATCAACTCCAAGGACAGAAGCAATTTTAAATGCATATGCCATTGCTGTTGCTGGACCTCTACTTGTTATAATTTTCTTTTGATGATCAACAACCACAATATCATCTAAGCGAGTTGCACCTTTAATATCGTTTTCAAATTCAGTTTGAACTCCAGGGAAACATGTATATTGTGCATTATCTAATAATCCAAATCTTGCTAATGCGATTGGACCTGCACACATTGCCGCATTCCATTTCCCTTGAGCATGACGTTTTTGAATCAATTTCATTAATTCATCACTATCACGTAAATTTGCGGCACCCTCTGAACCACCAGGGAAAATTACAATATCGTAATCAAGTAAATCTTCACTCATTACCTTATCACATTTCAATTGAATAGAATGTGCTCCCATTACATCAATATCATAAAGTCCAACCATTTCAACATTAACACCTAGACGACGCAAAGTATCAACAGGCGTTAGTGCTTCAATTTCTTCGCATCCTGGAGCAATCATTACAGCTGCACGTTTCATTGTCTAATCCCCTTTCACTATTTGTTTCTATTATAGCTCACTTGTCTATTTAGCACGAAAAATCGCATTAGAATGATCCCGTGCAAGTTCATCTGATCCTTTTGAACAAATAATACCTTGAATGACAAATAAAATTATTTCAATAACATCAAAAATTAAATTCGATTCACCCAAAAGCAAAACTGCTCCAATAATTACTAGCCAAACTAAGGCAGGAACCATTTTAATACCCACATCATTCATTCTACGTACAAATAATGCTAAACTAGCAACTAAAATCCAGCACATAATGATAATGATAATTATAGAACCAATTGTTCCAATAATATTAATTCCAGAAACAATCATCGATTGATAAAATCCTATAAAAATCGTATATTGAGCAACTAATCCAAGTAACATAGATAGTTGTCCCCACCAATATCCGCTTGAACTTGAGCGACCATTAAAATTAAATAATCCTTTCCAATAATGGCTAAAAGCATCCGTAAAAGATGTTTTTCCTTGCTCATTAATTTTTTTCATCAGAAGTCTTCTCTCTTTATTTAATTGCGCCAGTTGGTATGCATAAAAGTATAATCATAAAGAAATGACATGCAATTGTTGCTACATAAATTAAAGGAAGTGGGAAGAATAAACATAAAACAGAAATTGCAAATGTTAATACAACTAAAATTGTAATTAGTAATGTCTTCATTCCTGCATCACGTAAACGGCGAAAAGCTAAAGCAAATAATGGAATCAACATTACTAAGAAAATTCCGTAAAGGAATGTACTAAAAATAATTCCACTAACACCACCTGCATAGCTATAATTTAATTTTCCAAAAATGAGAAAATCAAGTATAACAACAGCTAAAAATTCAACTAAACCAATCCAGAAACCTTTTCTAGTAGTTTTTCCGTTAAAACTAATAAATCCCTTCCAAAAGTCTAATAAAATATCTTTTACAGAAGTTGTCTTATTTTCATTAATTTGTTTGATTTTCATCTAATCAATTCCTTTCTGTTCTGCTTCAAACTCCGCTTGCTTAATCCATTTACGAAATTCTCCTTGATATAATGCAAATCCAATTGCAAAAGTAATAACATCAGCTACTGGTTGAGCCCAAACAACACCATGAAGTCCAAATAAATGTGCACATACAAGCATTGCAATAAAATAAATTACTCCTTGACGAGATAATGCCATTATAAAAGCACTCCATGCCTTACCTGCAGATTGAAAAACTGTTGTAAAAACTAAAATAGCTCCAATAAATGGAGTAGTACTCAAACATGCACGTGTCATATAAGCCCCAATTGTTATTATCTCAGGTTTATCCATAAAGAATTTAACTAATAGTGGTGCAAATATCATTAAAATTATTGATAACACAACTGAATAAACAATTTCAATCAATAAATCGAAATGTAATGCTTCCTTAAAACGTTTTGCCTTCCGTGCACCATAATTATACCCAATTAAAGGTTGTGCTCCAAATGCAAAACCTACCATTACTAACATTACAATCAAGTATATTTTTTGAGTAATTCCCATTGCCGCCACTTGTGTAGCACCATATTTGGCTAAGAAATTATTTAGTAATGCCATTCCAAAACTTTGCATTAAATTAGTTACTGATCCTGGAATTCCAATGGCAAGAATCTCCTTAAAATCTTTAAATGAGATATGGGCTTCTTTAATATCCATAGTAATATATTTACAATCACGATGTGTGTAATATATTAAAAAGCCAAATTCTAAAGCATAACCAAGGATATTAGCTAATGCAACTCCAGCAGCTCCCCATTTAAAAATAAATAAAAAGATTGGGTCTAATATCAATGCCAATGCCGTACCAAAAACAATTGCTTGCATGCTTTGTTTAGCTAAGCCTTCTGTTCGAATTAGATTTGATGGTGCTAATTCAGCAATTATTAATGGAGCACCTATAACGAAGACACGATAAAATGCAGCTGCGTATGAATAAGTTGCATCTGTAGCTCCTAAAAGATGAAGAATTGGTTTTTCAAAAACTAATAATAAGATAGCAACCACTGCGCCTAAAATTAACGAATAATAGAAGCAAACTGCACTAATTCTGCGACTTAATTCATAATTTTTTTGTCCAAATAGTCTTGAAATTATCGAACTTCCACCTAAACCAAAAATATCACCTAAAGCCATCATAAACATAAACATAGGCGTACAAACTGTAATTCCTGCTACTAAATTAGTATTTCCTGTTTGAGCTACAAAAAAAGTATCTGCCAAACTAAAGATCATACTTGCAAGCATTCCCATAACCACGGGTAATGAAATTTTAAAATACACTTTTTTTATTGGTGCTTTTTCAAATAACTCGTTCATCACATATCCTTTCTACTTATTTTTGTTTCCATGATATAATAATTACTATTATATCACGGCAAATTTATGATTTAGAGGAGATTTTAAAATGGCAATCTATCTTTATGAAGATAAACGTGGCAAAGTTTTATTTTTAGATTGGTATCATAAAATCAAAGAAAAGGACCCAAGTATTTATCGCAAGGTTAATGATATGCTTTCACAAATGGATGCACAAAGTCTTCCATTAACACGCCCTACTGTAAAACGTATGATTTTGCGGTTACCATATCGACATTTATACAAAATTCGTTTAGGAAAATATCGCTTGATGTTTATCGCTGAAGAAGGCGACTACTTTATCATGCATGCTTTTCGAAAAACAACTCAAAAGACACCGGATAAAGAAATTCATCAAGTTGATCGTGAAATTAAACAACATCACTATATTCCATTAAAAAGAAAAATGCTTGAGGAGAAAAACAATGCGTGATATATATTTTCAAAAAATGACACCAAACGGCTATCAACAAATTTTGGATGAAATTGAAGCTCTCAAAAAAGACCGTCCAGCTAAAATTAAACAACTTCAAGAAGCCCGTGCCCTAGGCGATTTATCAGAAAATGCTGAATATAGTGCAGCTAAACGCGATTTACGTCATTTAGAAAGTCGTTTACGTTATTTAAATAAGCAATTACAATATGCTGAAATTGTTAACCCTCAAGATGATAGTAAAGTTGATATTGGTACTACTGTCAAACTTCGTTTTGAAGATGATGACGATATTGAAACTTATCAAATAGTCGGTAAACATGAAGTCAATGTTGATGAACAAAAAATTTCATTTGACTCTCCTATTGGCCGCGCAATTATGAATAAATCAGCTGGTACTACTGTTACTGTTTCTGCACCAGCTTGCTCATATAAAGTTAAAATTATAGAAGTTAAAATATAATAAAAAAAAGAGTTATGAGTAATTCATAACTCTTTTTTATCATTCTAATGATAAGGTTGTTTTTTCATTGACTTTTTTTATTGGCTTTCTTAATAATCTTAATGAATTAATAACAGCAATTAATGTGATTCCAACATCAGCAAATACCGCTTCCCACATTGTTGTTAACCCCCATGCACCTAAAATAAGGAATAACACTTTCATGGTTAAAGAAATAGCAATATTTTGATATACAATTGTTTTAGTTTTACATGCAATTTTAATTAAATTTGGTAAAACAAGGGGATCATCATGAACTAATACTACATCTGCTGCTTCAACAGCTGCATCAGAACCTAAAGCCCCCATTGCTACACCTACATCCGCACTTGCTAAACTTGGAGTATCATTAAGACCATCTCCAACGAAAACTAATTTTTCATCTGGATGCGTTTGTTGAAAATCGCTAATTGCTTTAACTTTATCTTGTGGCATTAAATCAGCCTTCACTTCATTAATACCTATTTTTTTAGCAATCTTCTCACTAATTTTTTTACTATCTCCTGTAAGCATTACAATGTCATCTATTCCTAATTCATATAATCCTTCTACTGCTTGTTTAGAAGTTTTCTTAATGGTATCAGCAACTTCAATAAATCCTAAAAAGCGACCATCTACTGCAACATTAACAACAGTCCCATCTTTACAACATTTTTTGAAATTCTTAACATGATATTTTTTCATCATTTTAGCATTGCCAACCATAACTTCATTCCCATTAATATCAGCTTTAATTCCTAGTCCTGCAACCTCTTTTACACATTTTACTTTGCTATTTAAATGTCCTGGATAACAATTAACAATTGCTTGAGCAATTGGATGTGGTGAATGTTGTTCTACTAATGCTGCTAAATGAAGGATTTTTTCTTCAGAAAATCCTTCTTGTGGTTCAATTTGTACTACTGAAAATTTACCACGTGTTAAAGTTCCAGTTTTATCAAACATTGCTCCCTTTATTTGTGTAAGTGCTTCTAAATAATTGCTTCCTTTTACTAAAGCACCAATTCTGGATGCTGCACCAATCCCACTAAAATAACTTAACGGAACT from Ligilactobacillus cholophilus harbors:
- a CDS encoding type II toxin-antitoxin system RelE/ParE family toxin, with the translated sequence MAIYLYEDKRGKVLFLDWYHKIKEKDPSIYRKVNDMLSQMDAQSLPLTRPTVKRMILRLPYRHLYKIRLGKYRLMFIAEEGDYFIMHAFRKTTQKTPDKEIHQVDREIKQHHYIPLKRKMLEEKNNA
- the greA gene encoding transcription elongation factor GreA, with the translated sequence MRDIYFQKMTPNGYQQILDEIEALKKDRPAKIKQLQEARALGDLSENAEYSAAKRDLRHLESRLRYLNKQLQYAEIVNPQDDSKVDIGTTVKLRFEDDDDIETYQIVGKHEVNVDEQKISFDSPIGRAIMNKSAGTTVTVSAPACSYKVKIIEVKI
- a CDS encoding heavy metal translocating P-type ATPase — protein: MKLKKLTRDEYLAIIQIIASAVLTVIASLTPYSLIQIGIYIIAYLIVGFPVLKEAISNLFHGDLFDENFLMMIATLGAMLMKQFPEAVMVILLYEIGEFFQDQAIKSSQSSVTDLLDNRPEKTIRLKDGHEEEILSEDVKLNDILIIKPGDKVPVDGTIVSGEADVDTAALTGESVPRHLVKGDQLLSGMIVEDSVLKIIVTHTYGDSTVAKILNLVENAASRKAKTENFITKFSRIYTPIVVLAALLLAVIPPIVLHQGFHQWISRALIFLVISCPCALVISVPLSYFSGIGAASRIGALVKGSNYLEALTQIKGAMFDKTGTLTRGKFSVVQIEPQEGFSEEKILHLAALVEQHSPHPIAQAIVNCYPGHLNSKVKCVKEVAGLGIKADINGNEVMVGNAKMMKKYHVKNFKKCCKDGTVVNVAVDGRFLGFIEVADTIKKTSKQAVEGLYELGIDDIVMLTGDSKKISEKIAKKIGINEVKADLMPQDKVKAISDFQQTHPDEKLVFVGDGLNDTPSLASADVGVAMGALGSDAAVEAADVVLVHDDPLVLPNLIKIACKTKTIVYQNIAISLTMKVLFLILGAWGLTTMWEAVFADVGITLIAVINSLRLLRKPIKKVNEKTTLSLE